Proteins encoded together in one Thermomonospora curvata DSM 43183 window:
- a CDS encoding SpoIIE family protein phosphatase, giving the protein MSADTSVPHPRVAGLDAVDSALLAALMKDAPVGLALFDEELRLRRANDAMLEILGARAEDALDRRLSQALPGDPATTVETALRKALAEERAVTDIELAVPHGEQDASGGRPRYYACSCFPCRQDDERSAGVILTALEVTERRLAEEQIRRREQRYRSLVETSSQVVWVTSADGRVVEDAPEWRAVTGQSVEDYLAGGWLAVVHPEERPRVEAAWRECLADQSPFEASYRVRTRGGTYRYFDVRAVPIWRGDAVVEWVGANTDVTGQREAEEMRGRLTEQLSAAALRTARLQQATSMLAEALTVSQVVQVITEVGRSAIGADHSAVALLDDDKLRLSIIAPAEDGDGGTALRGAISINEPTVMSMAIREGRPFTAGSPDQLRLHLGRDETATFPWHADERAWVGLPLLAAGAPIGALRFSFTRPREITEEERVFLEALAGQCALAVERALLFEREHKTAEELQRSLLPSDLPQVPTMRLAARYHPATRHVQVGGDWYDAFRLPDDRLAVAVGDVMGKGVLAAAGMGRVRNALRALALNDPRPAAVLAGLDRLFAATEDEEQFTTVAYAVIDPETGQGVLSNAGHPPPLLLGGERPARLSTAEPGTPLGWPSQRQQTSFSIETGNTVVFYSDGLVENRRRGVDAGLAELVTVAADAPPEVVADPERLVDFLVDRMLAGYEQVDDVTVLALHVPPK; this is encoded by the coding sequence ATGAGCGCCGATACGTCCGTGCCGCATCCACGGGTCGCCGGCTTGGACGCGGTCGACTCGGCGTTGCTGGCGGCGCTCATGAAGGACGCCCCGGTGGGGCTCGCGCTCTTCGATGAGGAACTGCGCCTGCGGCGGGCCAACGACGCCATGCTGGAGATCCTGGGAGCGCGGGCCGAGGACGCGCTGGACCGGCGGCTCTCGCAGGCGCTGCCGGGCGATCCGGCCACCACCGTGGAGACCGCGCTGCGCAAGGCGCTGGCCGAAGAACGCGCGGTCACCGACATCGAGCTGGCCGTGCCGCACGGCGAGCAGGACGCCTCCGGCGGCCGCCCGCGCTACTACGCCTGTTCCTGCTTTCCCTGCCGCCAGGACGACGAGCGGTCCGCAGGAGTGATCTTGACCGCCCTGGAGGTGACCGAGCGGAGGCTGGCCGAAGAGCAGATCCGGCGCAGGGAGCAGCGCTACCGCTCGCTGGTGGAGACCAGCTCCCAGGTGGTGTGGGTGACCTCCGCCGACGGGAGGGTCGTCGAGGACGCGCCGGAGTGGCGCGCGGTCACCGGCCAGAGCGTCGAGGACTACCTGGCCGGCGGCTGGCTGGCCGTGGTGCACCCCGAGGAGCGCCCGCGGGTGGAGGCGGCCTGGCGGGAGTGCCTGGCCGACCAGAGCCCCTTCGAGGCCTCCTACCGGGTGCGCACCCGCGGCGGTACCTACCGGTACTTCGATGTGCGGGCGGTGCCGATCTGGCGGGGCGATGCGGTGGTCGAGTGGGTGGGCGCCAACACCGACGTCACCGGGCAGCGCGAGGCCGAGGAGATGCGCGGGCGGCTGACCGAGCAGCTGTCGGCCGCCGCGCTGCGCACCGCCCGGCTGCAGCAGGCCACCTCGATGCTGGCCGAGGCGCTGACGGTCAGCCAGGTGGTGCAGGTGATCACCGAGGTGGGGCGCTCGGCCATCGGCGCCGACCACTCGGCGGTGGCGCTGCTGGACGACGACAAGCTGCGGCTGAGCATCATCGCCCCGGCCGAGGACGGCGACGGCGGCACGGCGCTGCGCGGCGCCATCTCCATCAACGAGCCGACCGTGATGTCGATGGCGATCCGCGAGGGCCGTCCCTTCACCGCCGGCTCTCCCGACCAGCTGCGGCTGCACCTGGGCCGGGACGAGACCGCCACCTTCCCCTGGCACGCCGACGAGCGGGCCTGGGTGGGGCTGCCGCTGCTGGCGGCCGGAGCCCCGATCGGCGCGCTGCGTTTCTCCTTCACCCGGCCGCGCGAGATCACCGAGGAGGAGCGGGTCTTCCTGGAGGCGCTGGCCGGCCAGTGCGCCCTGGCGGTGGAGCGGGCGCTGCTGTTCGAACGCGAGCACAAGACCGCCGAGGAGCTGCAGCGCAGCCTGCTGCCCAGCGACCTGCCGCAGGTGCCCACCATGCGGCTGGCCGCCCGCTACCACCCGGCCACCCGGCATGTGCAGGTCGGCGGCGACTGGTACGACGCCTTCCGGCTGCCGGACGACCGGCTGGCGGTGGCGGTGGGCGATGTGATGGGCAAGGGCGTGCTGGCCGCCGCGGGCATGGGCCGGGTCCGCAACGCGCTGCGGGCGCTGGCGCTCAACGATCCCCGGCCGGCCGCGGTGCTGGCCGGGCTGGACCGGTTGTTCGCGGCCACCGAGGACGAAGAGCAGTTCACCACGGTCGCCTACGCGGTGATCGACCCCGAGACCGGGCAGGGAGTGCTCAGCAACGCCGGGCATCCGCCGCCGCTGCTGCTGGGCGGCGAGCGGCCCGCCCGGCTGAGCACCGCCGAGCCCGGAACCCCGCTGGGCTGGCCGAGCCAGCGGCAGCAAACAAGTTTTTCCATCGAAACCGGCAACACTGTGGTCTTCTATTCCGATGGACTTGTGGAGAACCGTAGGCGGGGGGTGGACGCCGGCCTGGCCGAGCTGGTCACGGTAGCGGCCGACGCCCCACCGGAGGTGGTGGCTGATCCGGAGAGACTCGTCGACTTCCTGGTCGATCGGATGCTTGCCGGATACGAGCAAGTGGACGATGTGACCGTGCTGGCCCTGCATGTCCCGCCCAAGTAG
- a CDS encoding RNA polymerase sigma factor — MSPASSTSKASDLHEHVIGQLIERGRSQGYLEADDVRRTFEEADIPVSKASSILRSLSKEGVTVMVSAADSAAPKRSRKRTSAGRRTKTKTTAAAKEQQPDTVTAVVGEETGKSKSTGKATSKSTSAKKSSASTSRGSTTKKSAPAKKSSTKKSTSTRKTAAKAGSAKASSLLKDDPELVDDVEVTDLDDDLDLDVDLTDDLVDDVIDEEDELDEEEDEAAETSKSSFGKDDIDDDVLVITDDDDDAPAQQIASAGATADPVKDYLKQIGKVPLLNAEQEVELAKRIEAGLFAEERLATMGDQLSEEDKADLEWIAEDGRRAKAHLLEANLRLVVSLAKRYTGRGMLFLDLIQEGNLGLIRAVEKFDYTKGFKFSTYATWWIRQAITRAMADQARTIRIPVHMVEVINKLARVQRQMLQDLGREPTPEELAKELDMTPEKVIEVQKYGREPISLHTPLGEDGDSEFGDLIEDSEAIVPADAVSFTLLQEQLHSVLDTLSEREAGVVSMRFGLTDGQPKTLDEIGKVYGVTRERIRQIESKTMSKLRHPSRSQVLRDYLD, encoded by the coding sequence GTGTCGCCTGCTAGCTCGACCTCGAAAGCGTCAGATCTGCACGAGCACGTCATCGGGCAACTGATCGAGCGTGGACGGTCCCAGGGTTACCTCGAAGCCGACGACGTACGCCGTACGTTCGAGGAGGCCGACATCCCCGTGTCTAAGGCCTCCAGCATCTTGCGGAGCCTCAGCAAGGAGGGTGTGACCGTCATGGTGAGCGCTGCCGACTCCGCGGCGCCGAAGCGTTCGCGCAAGCGGACATCGGCGGGGCGCAGAACTAAGACCAAGACGACGGCCGCGGCCAAGGAGCAGCAGCCGGACACGGTGACCGCGGTCGTCGGCGAGGAGACCGGCAAGAGCAAGAGCACGGGCAAGGCCACATCCAAGTCCACTTCGGCCAAGAAGAGCTCCGCCTCGACGAGCCGTGGCAGCACGACCAAGAAGTCCGCGCCGGCCAAGAAGAGCTCCACCAAGAAGTCCACCTCGACCCGCAAGACGGCCGCCAAGGCCGGCTCGGCCAAGGCGTCGTCCCTCCTCAAGGACGACCCGGAGCTGGTGGACGATGTCGAGGTCACCGACCTCGACGACGACCTGGACCTGGACGTCGACCTGACCGACGACCTCGTCGATGACGTGATCGACGAGGAGGACGAGCTGGACGAGGAGGAGGACGAGGCCGCCGAGACCTCCAAGAGCTCCTTCGGCAAGGACGACATCGACGACGACGTCCTGGTCATCACCGACGACGACGATGACGCCCCGGCCCAGCAGATCGCCTCGGCGGGCGCCACCGCGGACCCGGTCAAGGACTACCTCAAGCAGATCGGCAAGGTTCCCCTGCTCAACGCCGAGCAGGAGGTGGAGCTGGCCAAGCGCATCGAGGCGGGCCTGTTCGCCGAGGAGCGGCTGGCCACCATGGGCGACCAGCTGTCCGAAGAAGACAAGGCGGACCTGGAGTGGATCGCCGAGGACGGCCGCCGCGCCAAGGCCCACCTGCTGGAGGCCAACCTGCGGCTGGTGGTCTCGCTGGCCAAGCGCTACACCGGGCGCGGCATGCTGTTCCTGGACCTGATCCAGGAGGGCAACCTGGGCCTGATCCGCGCGGTGGAGAAGTTCGACTACACCAAGGGCTTCAAGTTCTCCACCTACGCCACCTGGTGGATCCGGCAGGCGATCACCCGGGCGATGGCCGACCAGGCCCGCACCATCCGCATCCCGGTGCACATGGTCGAGGTCATCAACAAGCTGGCCCGCGTCCAGCGGCAGATGCTGCAGGACCTGGGCCGCGAGCCGACCCCGGAGGAGCTGGCCAAGGAGCTCGACATGACCCCCGAGAAGGTCATCGAGGTCCAAAAGTACGGCCGCGAGCCGATCTCGCTGCACACGCCGCTGGGCGAGGACGGCGACAGCGAGTTCGGCGACCTGATCGAGGACTCCGAGGCGATCGTCCCGGCCGACGCGGTCAGCTTCACGCTGCTGCAGGAGCAGCTGCACTCGGTGCTCGACACCTTGAGCGAGCGTGAGGCGGGCGTGGTGTCGATGCGGTTCGGGCTGACCGACGGCCAGCCCAAGACCCTGGATGAGATCGGCAAGGTCTACGGGGTGACCCGCGAGCGCATCCGGCAGATCGAGTCCAAGACCATGTCGAAGCTGCGCCACCCCTCCAGGTCGCAGGTGCTGCGCGACTACCTCGACTGA
- a CDS encoding YaaA family protein, whose amino-acid sequence MLIVLPPSEGKASDGDGPPLRLEELSFPELRPARERALAALERVCRREDAAHVLALPRTQAQEALRRNRELRRAPTLPASRLYTGVLHENLALESLNADARRAAEEQIVILSGLWGALRLTDRVPPYRLAMGLALPPLGALAAFWRPALARALRPAGLVVDMRSAPYAAAWRPAAPCTAVRVLRQRSGPDGTPRRTVVSHAAKATRGKIAHDLLNAGVDPASPEELLKAVRDLGYTAELADGGGRLDVVLHA is encoded by the coding sequence ATGCTGATCGTGCTGCCGCCGTCGGAGGGCAAGGCCTCCGACGGGGACGGCCCGCCGCTGCGTCTGGAGGAGCTGAGCTTCCCTGAGCTGAGACCGGCCAGGGAACGGGCGCTGGCGGCACTGGAGCGGGTCTGCCGGCGCGAGGACGCCGCGCACGTGCTGGCGCTGCCGCGGACGCAGGCGCAGGAGGCCCTGCGCCGTAACCGGGAGCTGCGCCGGGCTCCCACCCTGCCGGCGTCCCGGCTCTACACCGGTGTGCTGCACGAGAACCTGGCGCTGGAATCGCTGAACGCCGACGCCAGGCGGGCGGCCGAAGAACAAATCGTGATCTTGTCTGGGCTGTGGGGCGCGCTGCGCCTGACGGACCGGGTCCCGCCCTACCGGCTGGCGATGGGGCTCGCCCTGCCTCCGCTGGGCGCGCTGGCCGCGTTCTGGCGGCCGGCCCTGGCGCGGGCGCTGCGCCCGGCGGGCCTGGTGGTGGACATGCGTTCGGCCCCCTATGCGGCCGCGTGGCGGCCCGCGGCGCCTTGCACGGCCGTACGGGTGCTCCGCCAAAGGTCCGGCCCGGACGGGACTCCCCGGCGCACGGTCGTCAGCCACGCGGCCAAGGCCACGCGCGGCAAGATCGCCCATGACCTGCTCAACGCCGGAGTGGATCCGGCCTCCCCCGAGGAGCTGCTCAAGGCCGTCCGCGATCTGGGCTACACGGCCGAACTGGCCGACGGCGGCGGGCGGCTGGACGTCGTCCTGCACGCCTGA
- a CDS encoding DUF7455 domain-containing protein, producing MTGALAPTKPLTAADRCDRCGAQAYVRAVLAGGGDLLFCAHHGRKYSASLRACGADIYDETDRLMKTPATAHRQER from the coding sequence GTGACCGGAGCCCTAGCCCCAACCAAGCCGCTGACGGCCGCCGACCGGTGCGACCGTTGCGGTGCTCAGGCCTATGTCCGTGCGGTCCTGGCGGGCGGCGGCGACCTTCTGTTCTGCGCCCACCACGGGCGTAAGTACAGCGCGTCGCTCCGCGCTTGTGGGGCGGACATCTACGACGAGACCGACCGGCTGATGAAGACCCCGGCCACCGCTCACCGGCAGGAGCGGTAG
- a CDS encoding DNA gyrase/topoisomerase IV subunit B: MTAEAPAHDDPHGYSARHLSVLEGLEAVRKRPGMYIGSTDSRGLTHCLWEIVDNSVDEALAGHCTKISVVLHADGSYEVCDNGRGIPVDIEPRTGLPGVELVMTRLHAGGKFGGVSYTASGGLHGVGASVVNALSARLDVEVDRDGHTHAMSFKRGLPGEFAAPGPERRFKKKSGLRKIAEVPPGVTGTRVRFWPDLQIFLKDARIDTETVMDRMRQTAFLVPGLEISVRDERGEEPVAETFKFDGGISEFCDYLAKDEPICDTLRFRGRGHFTETVPVLDEQGHLTPTDVERDLEVDVALRWGTGYDTVCKSFVNVIATPKHGTHVTGFDRALVRTINEQLRATKLLKNGDEPVTKDDILEGLTAVVTVRLPEPQFEGQTKEVLGTSAATRIVARVVSEGLKEAFDNPKRGARQQMRAVLEKIVAAAKARIAARTHRDNQRRKNALENSALPAKLVDCRTTDDRSELFIVEGDSALGTAKLARNSEFQALLPIRGKILNVQKASMADMLKNAECAAIIQVVGAGSGRTFDLEAARYGRVILMADADVDGAHIRCLLLTLFYRYMRPMLEAGRVFAAVPPLHRIQLTNPKKGQDKYVYCYTDAELRRKLVEFERRGIRWKEPIQRYKGLGEMDADQLAETTMDPRRRMLRRIRLHDAEEAARIFDLLMGSEVAPRREFITAGAAELDAERIDA; this comes from the coding sequence GTGACCGCCGAAGCACCCGCACATGACGACCCCCACGGTTACTCCGCCCGGCACCTGTCGGTGCTGGAGGGCCTTGAGGCCGTGCGCAAGCGGCCGGGCATGTACATCGGGTCCACCGACAGCAGGGGCCTGACCCACTGCCTGTGGGAGATCGTCGACAACTCCGTGGACGAGGCGCTGGCCGGTCATTGCACCAAGATCTCGGTGGTGCTGCACGCCGACGGCTCTTATGAGGTGTGCGACAACGGCCGCGGCATCCCGGTGGACATCGAGCCCAGGACCGGCCTGCCCGGTGTGGAGCTGGTGATGACCCGGCTGCACGCCGGCGGCAAGTTCGGCGGCGTCTCCTACACCGCCTCCGGCGGCCTGCACGGCGTGGGCGCCTCCGTGGTCAACGCCCTGTCGGCGCGGCTGGACGTGGAGGTCGACCGCGACGGCCACACCCACGCCATGAGCTTCAAGCGCGGCCTGCCCGGGGAGTTCGCCGCCCCCGGCCCTGAGCGGCGCTTCAAGAAGAAGTCCGGGCTGCGCAAGATCGCCGAGGTGCCCCCCGGCGTGACCGGCACCCGCGTGCGGTTCTGGCCCGACCTGCAGATCTTCCTCAAGGACGCGCGGATCGACACCGAGACGGTCATGGACCGGATGCGGCAGACCGCCTTCCTGGTCCCGGGCCTGGAGATCAGCGTCCGTGACGAGCGCGGCGAGGAGCCGGTCGCCGAGACCTTCAAGTTCGACGGCGGCATCAGCGAGTTCTGCGACTACCTGGCCAAGGACGAGCCGATCTGCGACACGCTGCGCTTTCGGGGCCGCGGCCACTTCACCGAGACCGTCCCGGTGCTGGATGAGCAGGGCCACCTGACCCCCACCGACGTCGAGCGCGACCTGGAGGTCGATGTCGCGCTGCGCTGGGGCACCGGCTATGACACCGTCTGCAAGTCCTTCGTCAACGTCATCGCCACGCCCAAGCACGGCACGCACGTCACCGGCTTCGACCGCGCCCTGGTGCGCACCATCAACGAGCAGCTGCGCGCCACCAAGCTGCTGAAGAACGGCGATGAGCCGGTCACCAAGGACGACATCCTGGAGGGCCTGACCGCCGTGGTCACGGTCCGGCTGCCCGAGCCGCAGTTCGAGGGGCAGACCAAGGAGGTGCTGGGCACCTCGGCGGCCACCCGGATCGTCGCCCGGGTCGTCTCCGAGGGGCTGAAGGAGGCCTTCGACAACCCCAAGCGAGGCGCCCGCCAGCAGATGCGCGCCGTGCTGGAGAAGATCGTCGCCGCCGCCAAGGCCCGCATCGCCGCCCGCACCCACCGCGACAACCAGCGTCGCAAGAACGCCCTGGAGAACTCCGCCCTGCCGGCCAAGCTGGTGGACTGCCGCACCACCGACGACCGCAGCGAGCTGTTCATCGTCGAGGGCGACTCGGCGCTGGGCACCGCCAAGCTGGCCCGCAACTCCGAGTTCCAGGCCCTGCTGCCGATCCGCGGCAAGATCCTCAACGTGCAGAAGGCCTCCATGGCCGACATGCTCAAAAACGCCGAGTGCGCCGCCATCATCCAGGTGGTCGGCGCCGGCTCCGGCCGCACCTTCGACCTGGAGGCGGCCCGCTACGGCCGGGTCATCTTGATGGCCGACGCCGACGTCGACGGCGCCCACATCCGCTGCCTGCTGCTGACGCTGTTCTACCGGTACATGCGTCCCATGCTGGAGGCCGGGCGAGTGTTCGCCGCGGTGCCCCCGCTGCACCGCATCCAGCTCACCAACCCCAAGAAGGGGCAGGACAAGTACGTCTACTGCTACACCGACGCCGAGCTGCGCCGGAAGCTGGTGGAGTTCGAGCGCCGCGGCATCCGCTGGAAGGAGCCCATCCAGCGCTACAAGGGCCTGGGCGAGATGGACGCCGACCAGCTGGCCGAGACCACCATGGACCCGCGCCGCCGGATGCTGCGCCGCATCCGGTTGCACGACGCCGAAGAGGCCGCCAGGATCTTCGACCTGCTGATGGGCAGCGAGGTGGCCCCCCGCCGGGAGTTCATCACCGCCGGCGCCGCCGAACTGGACGCCGAACGCATCGACGCCTAA